The Desulfonatronum thiosulfatophilum genomic interval ACGACGAACTGGCGGCTTTTATCCGCCTGGCCGAAAACCAGCCTTTGGACGTGCGCTTCATCGAATTTATGCCCGTGGGTGAAAAAACCGTCTGGCGTCCCGATCAAGTCTGGACCTCCAGGGAAATACTCCAGCAGGCCCAGGAGGTTGTCCAGCTGAAGCCTGTCACGGAATCAGGCAAACGGAACGGGCCGGCCCGGATGTTTGAAATTGTCGGCGGCAAGGGCCGAATCGGGGTAATATCCCCCATGAGTTCCCACTTCTGTGGGCAATGCAACCGATTGCGCATTACTCCGGACGGACGTTTGCGCACCTGTCTGTTCTCGGACAAGGAATATCGGCTGCGGCCGATTCTGCGTTCTTCCAAACTGGGGCGGGAGCATCTGCGCCGCGTGATCATCCGGGCCGGCAAAATCAAACCCATGGGACACGAAATTCTCGCGGCACAAGGTCGCCAAGGCTCCGTTTGCCGCAAGATCATGTCGGCTATCGGGGGCTGATCATTATCGGATCAACGCAGCGGCGCGGCGTGCCACTATGGCATACTTATCGCATCCACTCTTTTCTCGCCCGCACAGGACACGGGTCCTTGGGTAATGTGCCCGCACAGAGTCCCTGCGTAAATCGCATCCTCTTCTCTCATTAAGCATATGAGGTGTTTCTCAAAATAATGACCATTGAACGTCGTCTGGAATTCCAGAGCGCCGCGGAGGCGCAAAAACTGTTTGGACCGCACAACGCTCACCTGCTGCAACTTGCCGAGTTGAGCGGTATTTCCGTGGACAGTCACGGCTCGGTCGCCGTCCTCAACGGACAGGAACCTGAACTTGTGGATCTGGTCGCGAACTGCCTGGTCCAGCTCCACGGATTGCTACGGGCCAATCAAACAATCACCACCCAGGATGTGGACCATGCCTGGCGCATTCTGAGCCAGGATCCCAAGGCCGACATCAAAAGCGTCTTCAAGGACGTCGTGTATGCTGTTTCTCCGAAGCGGACCATCACGCCGCGCACCGTCAACCAACGCCACTACCTCCAGGCGATTCGCAAGAAGGATCTGGTCTTCGGCATCGGCCCGGCCGGTACGGGCAAGACGTACCTCGCCGTTGCCATGGCGGTATCGGCACTGATCAAGAAAGAGGTCAAGCGGCTGGTGCTGACCCGGCCCGCCGTGGAAGCCGGGGAAAAACTCGGCTTCCTGCCCGGCGATCTGGCCGAAAAGATCAATCCGTACCTCAGACCATTATACGACGCCCTGCACG includes:
- a CDS encoding PhoH family protein, whose protein sequence is MTIERRLEFQSAAEAQKLFGPHNAHLLQLAELSGISVDSHGSVAVLNGQEPELVDLVANCLVQLHGLLRANQTITTQDVDHAWRILSQDPKADIKSVFKDVVYAVSPKRTITPRTVNQRHYLQAIRKKDLVFGIGPAGTGKTYLAVAMAVSALIKKEVKRLVLTRPAVEAGEKLGFLPGDLAEKINPYLRPLYDALHDMVEFRKVQEMLEDGMIEIAPLAFMRGRTLNDSFIILDEAQNTTPEQMKMFLTRLGFGSKAVVTGDITQIDLPIHARSGLIQAERVLSKVSGLQFIHFNDKDVIRHPLVGRIVTAYDRYSQQDFAKKE